A window of Piliocolobus tephrosceles isolate RC106 chromosome 13, ASM277652v3, whole genome shotgun sequence contains these coding sequences:
- the KCNJ11 gene encoding ATP-sensitive inward rectifier potassium channel 11 isoform X1, whose protein sequence is MLSRKGIIPEEYVLTRLAEDPAEPRYRARERRARFVSKKGNCNVAHKNIREQGRFLQDVFTTLVDLKWPHTLLIFTMSFLCSWLLFAMVWWLIAFAHGDLAPNEGTAEPCVTSIHSFSSAFLFSIEVQVTIGFGGRMVTEECPLAILILIVQNIVGLMINAIMLGCIFMKTAQAHRRAETLIFSKHAVIALRHGRLCFMLRVGDLRKSMIISATIHMQVVRKTTSPEGEVVPLHQVDIPMENGVGGNSIFLVAPLIIYHVIDANSPLYDLAPSDLHHHQDLEIIVILEGVVETTGITTQARTSYLADEILWGQRFVPIVAEEDGRYSVDYSKFGNTIKVPTPLCTARQLDEDHSLLEALTLASARGPLRKRSVAMAKAKPKFSISPDSLS, encoded by the coding sequence ATGCTGTCCCGCAAGGGCATCATCCCCGAGGAGTACGTGCTGACACGCCTGGCGGAGGACCCTGCCGAGCCCAGGTACCGCGCCCGCGAGCGTAGGGCCCGCTTTGTGTCCAAGAAAGGCAACTGCAACGTGGCCCACAAGAACATCCGGGAGCAGGGCCGTTTCCTGCAGGACGTGTTCACCACACTGGTGGACCTCAAGTGGCCACACACGCTGCTCATCTTCACCATGTCCTTCCTGTGCAGCTGGCTGCTCTTCGCcatggtgtggtggctcatcgcCTTCGCCCATGGCGACCTGGCCCCCAACGAGGGCACTGCTGAGCCCTGTGTCACCAGCATCCACTCCTTTTCGTCTGCCTTCCTTTTCTCCATTGAGGTCCAAGTGACTATTGGCTTTGGCGGGCGCATGGTGACTGAGGAGTGCCCGCTGGCCATCCTGATCCTCATCGTGCAGAACATCGTGGGGCTCATGATCAACGCCATCATGCTTGGCTGCATCTTCATGAAGACTGCCCAGGCCCACCGGAGGGCCGAGACCCTCATCTTCAGCAAGCACGCGGTGATCGCCCTGCGCCACGGCCGCCTCTGCTTCATGCTGCGTGTGGGCGACCTCCGCAAGAGCATGATCATCAGCGCCACCATCCACATGCAGGTGGTGCGCAAGACCACCAGCCCCGAGGGTGAGGTGGTGCCCCTCCACCAGGTGGACATCCCCATGGAGAACGGTGTGGGTGGCAACAGCATCTTCCTGGTGGCTCCGCTGATCATCTACCACGTCATCGATGCCAACAGCCCACTCTATGACCTGGCACCCAGCGACCTGCACCACCACCAGGACCTCGAGATCATCGTCATTCTGGAAGGCGTGGTGGAAACCACGGGCATCACCACCCAGGCCCGCACCTCCTACCTGGCCGATGAGATCCTGTGGGGCCAGCGCTTTGTCCCCATTGTAGCTGAGGAGGACGGACGTTACTCTGTGGACTACTCCAAGTTTGGCAACACCATCAAAGTGCCCACACCACTCTGCACGGCCCGCCAGCTTGATGAGGACCACAGCCTACTGGAAGCTCTGACCCTCGCCTCAGCCCGCGGGCCCCTGCGCAAGCGTAGCGTGGCCATGGCCAAGGCCAAGCCCAAGTTCAGCATCTCTCCGGATTCCCTGTCCTGA
- the KCNJ11 gene encoding ATP-sensitive inward rectifier potassium channel 11 isoform X2 translates to MVWWLIAFAHGDLAPNEGTAEPCVTSIHSFSSAFLFSIEVQVTIGFGGRMVTEECPLAILILIVQNIVGLMINAIMLGCIFMKTAQAHRRAETLIFSKHAVIALRHGRLCFMLRVGDLRKSMIISATIHMQVVRKTTSPEGEVVPLHQVDIPMENGVGGNSIFLVAPLIIYHVIDANSPLYDLAPSDLHHHQDLEIIVILEGVVETTGITTQARTSYLADEILWGQRFVPIVAEEDGRYSVDYSKFGNTIKVPTPLCTARQLDEDHSLLEALTLASARGPLRKRSVAMAKAKPKFSISPDSLS, encoded by the coding sequence atggtgtggtggctcatcgcCTTCGCCCATGGCGACCTGGCCCCCAACGAGGGCACTGCTGAGCCCTGTGTCACCAGCATCCACTCCTTTTCGTCTGCCTTCCTTTTCTCCATTGAGGTCCAAGTGACTATTGGCTTTGGCGGGCGCATGGTGACTGAGGAGTGCCCGCTGGCCATCCTGATCCTCATCGTGCAGAACATCGTGGGGCTCATGATCAACGCCATCATGCTTGGCTGCATCTTCATGAAGACTGCCCAGGCCCACCGGAGGGCCGAGACCCTCATCTTCAGCAAGCACGCGGTGATCGCCCTGCGCCACGGCCGCCTCTGCTTCATGCTGCGTGTGGGCGACCTCCGCAAGAGCATGATCATCAGCGCCACCATCCACATGCAGGTGGTGCGCAAGACCACCAGCCCCGAGGGTGAGGTGGTGCCCCTCCACCAGGTGGACATCCCCATGGAGAACGGTGTGGGTGGCAACAGCATCTTCCTGGTGGCTCCGCTGATCATCTACCACGTCATCGATGCCAACAGCCCACTCTATGACCTGGCACCCAGCGACCTGCACCACCACCAGGACCTCGAGATCATCGTCATTCTGGAAGGCGTGGTGGAAACCACGGGCATCACCACCCAGGCCCGCACCTCCTACCTGGCCGATGAGATCCTGTGGGGCCAGCGCTTTGTCCCCATTGTAGCTGAGGAGGACGGACGTTACTCTGTGGACTACTCCAAGTTTGGCAACACCATCAAAGTGCCCACACCACTCTGCACGGCCCGCCAGCTTGATGAGGACCACAGCCTACTGGAAGCTCTGACCCTCGCCTCAGCCCGCGGGCCCCTGCGCAAGCGTAGCGTGGCCATGGCCAAGGCCAAGCCCAAGTTCAGCATCTCTCCGGATTCCCTGTCCTGA